A region from the Malus domestica chromosome 07, GDT2T_hap1 genome encodes:
- the LOC103426463 gene encoding disease resistance protein RGA2-like codes for MAEGVLFNVAGGIIERLGPLASQEIGLIWGARDEFQKLKVTVAGFQAVLLDAEQKQANNEVKEWLQSVEEAVYEADDVLDEYNTENQLRQMMPGNSKLCKEVRLFFSSSNQLVFGLMMGHRIKDINKRISEVASRRPNYLKDNCEDTRFIKRESVTHSFVPKENIIGRDEDTRAIIQLLLHPISTKNVSTISIVGIGGLGKTALARLIFNDQEIQNHFELKMWTCVSNVFELDILAKKILKQLDKHHLERVDKLDMDQLQNNLREKVDGKKYLLVLDDVWNEDQEKWLSLKDLLVGGGEGSRILITTRSEIVAKASHTTKLYTLGGLNEEQSWTLFKEMAFEDGNEPHNPTIKAVGEEVARKCQGVPLAIRTIGGMLRTKHHEIEWLNFKKKKLSKISQEETEILPTLKLSYDVLPSHLKHCFAYCSLFPPDYEISVQRLIRLWVAQGFIKSSDENEGLEDVAFEYYRELLCRSFFQEEKIDKFGRVESCKMHDLMNELAILVSGVGSAVIDLNRKNFHEKLRHVSFNFEIDLSKWEVPTSLLKASKIRTFLFLWQPVERDPQSSSRNAFYTTIVSNFKSLRMLSLNRLGIKRLPNYLRKMKHLRYLDLSRNHMERLPDWIVGLSNLETLDLSWCQYLVELPKDIKKMINLRHLILEGCNSLSGMPRGIGELNGVRTLNRFVLSESNCLGRGGSAGLAELGALNELRGELEIRNLRHVVSESNVGTPLKDKQHLHSLELWWKEEEDVKAVDEEDIIKSMEVLQPHSNLKQLSVYNYRGVRFASWFSSLINIVNLKLSNCKRCQHLPPLDHLPSLKKLELRSLEKLEYISEKESSNSMSDEMMRISFFPSLENLFISQCPVLKGWWRAHTHNTASSSSTENLSLPSFPRLSRLIVRNCPNLTSMPLYPNVESIELRNTSWKVVESLFVRGASDITHDVGVDVSASSSSPHLSKLTHLSLWGIEDLEFIPLEGMGNLTSLQELVIDHCPNLAALPEGIANLTSLQSLRIEDCPNLAALPEGIANLTSLQSLRIEDCPNLAALPEGFANLTSLQSLRIEDCPNLAALQEGIANLTSLQSLSIRNFPNLAALPEWIANLTSLQSLSIGNFPNLAALPEGIANLTSLQSLSIGDFPNLAALPEGIANLTSLQSLSIGNFPNLAALPEGIANLTSLQSLSIRDFPNLAALPEGIANLTSLQSLSIGNFPNWAALPEWIANLTSLQSLSINNFPNWAALPEWIANLTSLQSLSINNFPNLAALPEEISNLTSLRRLHITHCSNLASLPEGIRGFPCLNALYISECPMLLQRYKKETGKDWHKVAHIPYLTID; via the exons ATGGCGGAAGGAGTTCTCTTCAACGTTGCCGGAGGGATCATTGAGAGGCTAGGCCCCCTTGCTTCCCAAGAGATTGGATTGATTTGGGGTGCCCGTGATGAGTTCCAGAAGCTCAAGGTGACAGTTGCCGGATTTCAAGCTGTTCTTCTTGACGCTGAGCAAAAGCAAGCCAACAATGAAGTCAAAGAGTGGCTCCAAAGCGTAGAAGAAGCAGTCTATGAAGCCGATGACGTGTTGGATGAGTATAATACTGAAAATCAACTGAGACAAATGATGCCTGGAAATTCAAAGCTATGTAAAGAG GTGCGCCTTTTCTTTTCTAGCTCAAATCAACTTGTGTTTGGGCTAATGATGGGTCACAGGATAAAAGATATTAACAAGAGGATTAGTGAGGTTGCATCTCGTAGACCCAATTACTTAAAAGATAATTGTGAAGATACACGATTTATAAAGAGAGAGAGTGTCACTCACTCATTTGTCCCCAAGGAAAATATTATAGGGAGAGACGAAGATACTAGGGCAATTATCCAACTTTTGTTGCATCCCATCTCAACTAAGAATGTGTCAACCATTTCCATAGTTGGAATTGGAGGATTGGGGAAAACTGCACTTGCCCGACTCATATTCAATGATCAGGAGATTCAAAATCATTTTGAGTTGAAAATGTGGACATGTGTCTCTAATGTATTCGAGTTGGATATACTGGCTAAGAAAATCCTAAAACAGCTTGATAAGCATCATCTTGAGAGGGTGGATAAGCTTGATATGGATCAGCTGCAAAATAATCTTAGAGAAAAAGTAGATGGGAAGAAGTACCTACTTGTGCTGGATGACGTGTGGAATGAGGATCAAGAGAAGTGGCTTAGCTTGAAGGACTTGTTAGTGGGTGGTGGAGAAGGTAGTAGAATACTAATTACCACTCGTAGCGAAATTGTTGCAAAGGCATCACACACAACTAAATTATACACCTTGGGGGGTTTGAATGAAGAGCAAAGTTGGACTTTATTTAAGGAAATGGCTTTTGAAGATGGAAATGAGCCACATAATCCAACAATTAAGGCAGTTGGGGAGGAGGTTGCGAGAAAATGTCAAGGAGTTCCACTCGCTATAAGGACGATAGGTGGGATGCTGCGCACCAAACATCatgaaatagaatggttgaatttcaaaaaaaagaaactttCAAAAATAAGTCAAGAAGAAACTGAAATTTTACCAACACTCAAACTAAGTTATGATGTGCTCCCATCACATTTgaagcattgttttgcttatTGTAGCTTGTTCCCACCCGATTATGAGATCTCTGTACAGAGATTGATTAGACTTTGGGTGGCGCAAGGGTTTATTAAGTCATCCGATGAAAACGAGGGTTTGGAGGATGTTGCGTTTGAATATTACAGGGAATTGTTGTGCAGATCGTtttttcaagaagaaaaaatagataAGTTTGGTAGAGTAGAAAGTTGTAAAATGCACGATCTTATGAATGAACTTGCAATCTTAGTGTCGGGGGTCGGAAGCGCCGTAATTGATCTGAACCGAAAGAATTTTCATGAAAAGCTTCGTCATGTATCTTTcaattttgaaattgatttgTCGAAATGGGAAGTGCCAACATCCTTGCTAAAAGCAAGCAAGATACgaacctttctttttctttggcaACCAGTGGAGCGTGATCCCCAAAGTTCCTCACGTAATGCattttatactacaattgtttCAAATTTTAAGTCATTACGAATGTTGAGTCTCAATAGATTAGGAATTAAAAGATTGCCTAATTATCTTAGAAAAATGAAACATTTGAGATATCTTGATCTTAGTAGGAATCACATGGAGAGACTTCCAGATTGGATAGTTGGACTTTCGAATTTGGAAACACTAGATCTCAGTTGGTGTCAGTATCTTGTGGAATTGCCTAAAGACATTAAAAAAATGATCAACTTAAGGCATCTCATCTTGGAAGGCTGTAATTCGTTGAGTGGAATGCCACGTGGAATTGGTGAATTGAATGGTGTTCGTACATTGAATAGATTTGTTTTGAGCGAAAGCAATTGTTTGGGGAGGGGCGGTAGTGCTGGTCTTGCTGAGCTGGGGGCCCTTAACGAATTAAGGGGAGAGTTGGAGATAAGGAATTTGAGGCATGTGGTGTCAGAATCAAATGTTGGTACACCTCTCAAGGACAAACAGCATCTCCATTCGTTGGAATTGTGgtggaaagaggaagaagatgtaAAGGCCGTTGATGAGGAGGATATTATAAAGTCAATGGAAGTATTGCAACCCCATTCTAATCTAAAGCAGTTGTCCGTGTATAACTATAGGGGTGTGAGGTTTGCGAGTTGgttttcttctctcattaataTTGTTAATCTCAAATTGAGTAATTGTAAGAGATGCCAACATCTTCCACCCTTGGATCATTTGCCTTCCCTTAAGAAACTTGAACTTCGAAGTTTGGAGAAGTTGGAGTACATatcagagaaagagagcagtaaTAGTATGAGTGATGAGATGATgaggatctcattctttccCTCCCTGGAAAATCTCTTTATATCTCAGTGCCCTGTTCTGAAGGGATGGTGGAGGGCCCATACTCATAACactgcttcttcttcatcaacggAAAATTTGTCCTTGCCTTCTTTTCCCCGTCTTTCTCGATTGATTGTCAGGAATTGTCCTAATCTAACTTCCATGCCTCTGTATCCAAATGTGGAGAGCATAGAACTTAGGAATACCAGCTGGAAGGTTGTTGAATCCTTGTTTGTTAGAGGAGCATCTGATATTACACATGATGTTGGTGTTGATGTTTCtgcctcttcttcttcccctcaTCTCTCCAAATTAACACATCTGTCACTCTGGGGAATTGAGGATTTGGAATTTATACCGTTGGAAGGGATGGGCAATCTGACGTCACTTCAGGAGCTTGTAATTGACCATTGCCCAAATTTGGCAGCACTACCAGAAGGGATCGCCAACCTCACATCACTCCAATCGCTTAGGATTGAAGATTGCCCAAATTTGGCAGCACTACCAGAAGGGATCGCCAACCTCACATCACTCCAATCGCTTAGGATTGAAGATTGCCCAAATTTGGCAGCACTACCAGAAGGGTTCGCCAACCTCACATCACTCCAATCGCTTAGGATTGAAGATTGCCCAAATTTGGCAGCACTACAGGAAGGGATCGCCAACCTCACatcactccaatcactttccatTAGAAATTTCCCAAATTTGGCAGCACTACCAGAATGGATCGCCAACCTCACATCACTCCAATCGCTTTCCATTGGAAATTTCCCAAATTTGGCTGCACTACCGGAAGGGATCGCCAACCTCACATCACTCCAATCGCTTTCCATTGGAGATTTCCCAAATTTGGCTGCACTACCGGAAGGGATCGCCAACCTCACATCACTCCAATCGCTTTCCATTGGAAATTTCCCAAATTTGGCTGCACTACCGGAAGGGATCGCCAACCTCACATCACTCCAATCGCTTTCCATTAGAGATTTCCCAAATTTGGCTGCACTACCGGAAGGGATCGCCAACCTCACATCACTCCAATCGCTTTCCATTGGAAATTTCCCAAATTGGGCAGCACTACCGGAATGGATCGCCAACCTCACATCACTACAATCGCTTTCCATTAATAATTTCCCAAATTGGGCAGCACTACCGGAATGGATCGCCAACCTCACATCACTACAATCGCTTTCCATTAATAATTTCCCAAATTTGGCAGCACTACCGGAAGAAATAAGCAATCTCACGTCATTGCGGCGTCTTCACATTACTCATTGCTCTAATTTGGCATCACTGCCAGAAGGGATTCGTGGATTCCCCTGTTTAAATGCATTGTACATTTCTGAATGCCCCATGTTACTCCAAAGATACAAGAAAGAAACAGGTAAGGACTGGCACAAGGTTGCTCACATCCCATACCTTACTATTGATTAA